From one Suricata suricatta isolate VVHF042 chromosome 8, meerkat_22Aug2017_6uvM2_HiC, whole genome shotgun sequence genomic stretch:
- the CD2 gene encoding T-cell surface antigen CD2, with translation MNLACKIVAGFLLLFILSTQGAAPDNDGIFWGTLGQDINLDIPGFQTNDSMDDIQWEKGQKRVARFQTGNKPKSQDERYQVSANGTLKIKQLTMEDSETYKVVMYNKQGKNALEKTFQLKIQEKVSKPEINWNCTTKMLSCEVSNGTDLELQLYFNETRAKTVHLKNITLKLPTKWKTLMTCTAENKVSKESAVKTNSCSEKHLDIYFIIGICGGGTIFVIFMALLIFYINKRKQQNRRRNGEELEIRTCRVTTKERGPKSCQVPGSAPQSPAASGPPPPPSHRPQAPGHRLPPPGHRAQHNQQRKAPPPPATQAYQQKGPPLPRPRVQPKPPRAATGSS, from the exons ATGAACCTCGCATGTAAAATTGTAGCTGGCTTCCTTCTGCTTTTCATCCTTTCCACCCAAG gcgCAGCTCCTGACAATGATGGTATCTTCTGGGGCACTCTGGGTCAGGACATCAACCTGGACATTCCTGGTTTTCAAACGAACGATAGTATGGATgacatccaatgggaaaaaggccAAAAGAGGGTGGCGCGGTTCCAGACTGGCAACAAGCCCAAGAGTCAAGATGAAAGATACCAAGTATCGGCGAACGGAACTCTGAAGATTAAACAGCTGACGATGGAGGACAGTGAAACCTACAAGGTAGTTATGTATAATAAGCAGGGAAAGAATGCATTGGAAAAAACATTTCAACTGAAGATTCAGG agaaggtCTCAAAACCTGAGATCAACTGGAATTGTACCACCAAAATGCTGTCCTGTGAGGTATCGAATGGAACCGACCTTGAATTGCAACTGTATTTCAATGAGACCAGAGCCAAAACGGTTCATTTGAAGAACATCACACTCAAGTTGCCGACCAAATGGAAGACATTAATGACGTGCACGGCAGAGAACAAAGTCAGCAAGGAAAGCGCTGTGAAGACCAACAGTTGCTCAG AGAAGCATCTAGACATCTATTTCATCATTGGCATTTGTGGAGGAGGCACCATCTTTGTCATCTTTATGGCTCTGCTCATCTTCTACATCAACAAGAGGAAACAACAGAACCGTAGGAGGAATG GGGAAGAGCTGGAGATAAGAACGTGCCGAGTGACCACCAAGGAAAGGGGCCCGAAGTCCTGCCAGGTTCCAGGATCGGCTCCCCAAAGTCCAGCCGCATCCGGGCCCCCTCCGCCGCCTAGCCATCGGCCCCAGGCCCCTGGACACCGGCTACCGCCTCCTGGCCACCGGGCCCAGCACAACCAGCAGAGGAAGGCCCCTCCTCCACCAGCAACACAGGCTTATCAGCAGAAaggcccgcccctccccaggccgCGAGTTCAACCCAAACCTCCCCGTGCGGCCACAGGAAGCTCATAA